The genomic DNA CTCAGCGCCGACATCGATCAGCCGATGGAAGCTGGGGGCGTAGGCTTGGATCAAGCCCGCGGGATGGGTATCGCCGCCTTCCGATAGCTCTCCAGGAGTCGCCGTGGAGGGCGTGGCAATGGCCGCCGGCGGGATGCTGCTGGTGCTCGCGGCTTCGATTACGAAGGAGCCGCGGCCGCGGATATCCGCCGACGAGGAGCCGACGCTGAGGAGAATCTCCCCCGGCTCCACGACCCACTGACCGTGATGGTAGATCGCGAATTGCTCCGGCCGCAGCTGGAAGCGCACCCGCTGGCTCTCTCCCGGCTCCAGGGCGAGGCGGTGAAACCCCCGCAACTCCTGCACCGGGCGGGCGACCCGGGCCACCGGATCCCGGGCGTAGAGCTGGACGACTTCCTCAGCATGGTGCTCGCCAGTCCCGTTGCCGGCGTGGGTGACGGTGACCGAAGCCGTCACCGTGCCGTCTTCCGCCACCTGCACCTCCAGCGGTGAGTAGACGAAGTCGGCGTAGCTCAGGCCGTGACCGAAGGGGAAGAGGGGGGTGATGGGCAGGTCCATGTAGCGGGCGGTGTCCCGCTCCGGATCCGGGTGCGCCGGGCGGCCGGTGTTGAGGTGGTTGTAGTAGAGGGGGACCTGGCCGGTGGTGCGGGGGAAGGAGGCCGGGAGCTTGCCCCCGGGGGCGGCCTTGCCGGTGAGCACGTCGGCGATGCCGTGGCCGCCCTCGACCCCCGGCAGCCAGGCTTCTACCAGGGTGCCGGCGTGCTCCGCCAGCCACGGCAGGGTCATGGGCCGGCCGTTGAGCAGCAGCACCACCACCGGCTTGCCGCTCTCCTGCGCCTGAGACAGCACCGCCCGGGCCAGCGGCAGCTGGGCGCCGGGGAGACCGAGGTCCGAGCGCGAGCGGGCCTCGCCGCTCCAATCGTAGTCCTCGCCCACCACCAGCACGGTCAAATCGCTGCCCTTCACCCGCTCCACGGCGGCGGGAATTCCGTCGGTGTCGCCTCTGCGGGAGTCGGCGCCGGGTACGAAGTGAATCGTTTTACCTGGCAGCGCTGCTCGGAGGCCGGCGACCAACGTAACCACATCCTCCGCCCGTCCCTGGGCGCGCCAAGAGCCGAGGGCGGAGAGCCCGTCGTCCGCCAGAGCACCCACCACCGCCAGGCTCTCGAGGTCCGGGTCCAGGGGCAGGAGGCCGTCGTCGTTCTTCAGCAGGACCACCGATTTCCGCGCCGCTTCCCGGGCCAAGGCGCGATGCTCGGGGCTGAGGATCACGGTGGCTTCCCGCGCCGGGTCGTGGTAGCGGTAGGGATCGTCGAAGAGCCCCAGGCGCTGCTTCATCCGCAGCACCCGCAGCACCGCCTGGTCGAGGAGGGGCTCGAGCTCCGGCCGGGCCCGCACCGCGGCGGCCAGCTGCTGGGAGAAGGCCAGGCTCGACATGTCCATGTCGACGCCGGCGGCGAGGGCCAGGGCGGCGGCGTCCCGGCGAGTGCCGGCGACGCCGTGGTCGATCAGCTCGGCGACGGCGTTCCAATCGCTGAGCACCACGCCGTCGTAGCCCCAGCCATCCCGCAGCAGATCCCGCAACAGCTCACCGTTGGCGGTGGTGGGGACGCCGCCGACGTCGTTGAAAGCGGTCATGAAGGAGGCGGCACCCACTTGTTGGGCGGCGAAGAAGGGGGGCAGGAAGATCTCTTCCAGGGTCCGTTGGGAGAGGTCGGCGGAGTTGTAGTCTCGGCCGCCGATGGCCGCGCCGTAGGCGCCGAAATGCTTGGCGGTGGCGGCGAGGGTGTCGGCGGCGGCGAGGTCCTCGCCCTGGAAGCCCTGCACCTGGGCGGCGGCCATGCGGGCGCCGAGGTAGGGATCCTCCCCGGCGCCTTCGACGATGCGTCCCCAGCGGGCGTCCCGGGCGATGTCCACCATGGGAGCGAAGGTCCAATGCAGCCCCGAGGCGGAGGCTTCCACCGCCGCTGCCCGGGCGGTGCGCCGGACCAGCTCCGGATCGAAGGTGCTGGCCATCGCCAGCGGCACCGGAAAGATGGTGCGGTAGCCGTGGACCACGTCCATGGCGAAGAGCAGGGGGATGCCCAGCCGCGACTCTTCCACCGCCACCCGCTGCAGCTCGCCGAGGACCTCGGCGCCGGCGACATGCAGGTAGGAGCCCACGGCGCCGCGGCGGATGCGATCGTGCTCGCCGGCGTCGATGCGGGAGTTGAGGTTCTTGCTCCGGCCGCCGGGGATCTGGTTGAGCTGGCCGATCTTCTCGTCGAGGGTCATGCTCCCGACTAGCGCTTCGAGGTCGAGCTCCTGAGCGGGCTCCGCGGTGGCTTCCTCAGCCAGGGCCGGTGCCGGGCTCGCCAGCAGGGCCAGAGCCCCCAGAAGGGCCAGAACCCCCAGCAGGGCCAGGGCGAGTCTCAGAGCGGGAGCTCCTGGGGCGATTGCAGCGTTCATGTCGATACCTCCTCCATCTGCGGTCGATCCGGTGCTCAGTCCAGAACGCCCACGCGGATGCGGCTGGGATGCTCGGCGGAGCGGTGGACGGTGTTGGTGACGGTGACGAAGTCGTCGGCGGTGGCCTTGAAGATATTGGGCACAAAGCTCTGAGGATTGCGATCGACGAAGGGGAACCAAGTGCTCTGGATCTGCACCATGATGCGGTGACCGCGGCGGAAGGTGTGGAGCACGTCGTGGAGGCGCAGGGGCACGCGGGTGACGACGCCGGGTTCGAAAGGCTCGGGGGTTTCGTAGCCGTTGCGGAAGCGGCCGCGGATGACCTCCCCCCGCACCAGGCGCTGGGTGCCTCGCAGATCCGGCTCGCCGTCGCCCCGGGGGCCCCGGCGGCCGTCGTCGGGGCGGAACTCGGCTTCGTCGGTGGGATAGACGTCGATGACCTTGACCACCCAATCCGAGGCGGTGCCGGTGGTGGAGACCCAGAGCTCCGCGTCCAGGGGGCCGGCGAGGGTCAGATCCTCCTCCAGAGGCTCGCTCTGGTAGACCAGCACATCCGGCCGCCAGGCGGCGAACCGCTGGTCCTCGACCATGTAATTGCGCGCCCAGCGGGTGGTGATCTCCATGGTGTAAGGCACCGGCTTGTCGGGATCGCTGATGTAGGAATCGGCAGCCTCGGTGCCGGTTTCCGTCGGCGGTTGGAAGGCCAGGTCGCCGTCGGCACGGAGGTAGAGATGCTGCTCGTCCACTCCCTTTGGAGGCCAGGCGTCAAAAGTCCGCCAGCGGTTGGCACCGGTCTCGAAGACCAGCGCCTCCGGCAGCGCCGGCGGTGAGGTGTCCTTCAAGTGGTGGAGGAAGAAGGGAAGCTCCGCGTTCTGGAGGTAGTACTTGGAGGTGGAAAACCCGAAGTCCGCCTCCCCCAGAGAGCTGCCGTCGGTGCGGTACCACCCACCGTGGGGCCACGGTCCCATGACCAGCATGTTGAAGGTGCCGGGGTTCTTCTCCTCCAGGCTGCGGTAGACGTTGAGGGGGCCGTAGAGATCCTCCGTGTCGTACCAGCCGCCCACCACCATCATCGCCGCCGTCACCTCGTTGAGGTGGGGCAGGAGATTGCGGCTCTGCCAGAAGTCGTCGTAGTTGGGATGCTCGACGATCTGATTCCAGAACTCGATTTCGCCCTTGAAGTGCTTCTCGTTGACGTTGCTCAGGGGCCCCAGGTCGAGGAAGAACTGGTAGCCGTCGGCGGTGCCGTGGTGGAAGCGGACTCCCGGCTGATCCGTGGGCTCCGGCCGTGGCTGGCCGAAGCGGGAGAAGAAGTTGAACGCCAGGGGCAGGATGAACGCCCCGTGGTGGTGCATGTCGTCCCAATACCAGTCGGCGATGGGGGCCTGGGGCGATACCGCTTTGAGCGCCGGATGGGAGTAGGCGGCGCCGGCGGCAGCGTAGAAGCCCGGGTAGGAGGTTCCCCACATCCCCACCTTGCCGTTGTGGCCCTCCACATTTTCCAGCAGCCACTGGATGGTGTCGTAGGTGTCGGTGCTCTCGTCGATGGCGCCGGGGGCCAAGGGCCGCGAGGCCATGGGACGCATGTTGACGAAGGTGCCCTCGGACATCCAGCGCCCCCGCACGTCCTGGTAGACGAAGATGAAGCCTTCTTCCTCGTACTCCCGAGCCGGCCCCAGCCGGTCCCGGTAGGCGTCAGCGCCGTAGGGGCCGACATCGTAGGGCGTGCGCAGCAGCAGGATGGGGTAGGTCTGGTCGGTGAGATCGTTGGGGCGATAGACGGCGGTGAAGAGGTGAGTGCCGTCGCGCATGGGGATGCGGTGCTCGCTCTTGGTGTAATGAGCGCGGATGTAGGCGCCCCGCTCCGGATCCGGCGGCTGGGCGTAGCTGGGGAGGGCTGGGGCCCAGCCCGCGAGGAGACCGAGAAGGAGACTGAGAATTAGCGCCGGACTCGGCTGGATGAGGGATTCTCGAAAGATGGATGAGGGCCGGCGTCGGCGGTCACGGGACGATTCGGGCATCGAATTTCCTCCGGGCAGGAGCCGGCGGGCCCGCTCATGGGAAGGCCGGCAGCTCTGCCAAGGTCAGTGCAGCGTACGAGCGCTGCCGTATGGTCGCAGAGTCCGGAGGCAGCGGGCAAGGGGCAGCATCCGGCGGAACCGCCGGTCGGGGAGAGACGCTGCTGGGGGATCCGCTCGCTAGGAGCTTCGCTTGCTCAGACGGAGCAGTCGGAGCAATGACCGTAGAGAATGATCTTGTGGTCATCGAGGGCAAAGCCCTGCGGACAGATGCTCTGCAGATCGCCGGGGCAGTCTGCGACCTCGAACAGGCGGTCGCAGCCGCGGCAATGGAAGTGGTGGTGATGTTCCTTGCCGGCGATCTCGTAGCGGTCCGGGTTGCCCGGCAGTCCCACCGACTGCAGCCAACCGTCTTCCATCAAAGTGCGCAGATTGCGGTAGACGGTGGCGATGCCCAGGGTCGGCGCTTCCGTTTGGGCTGCTTCGAGCACCTCGGTAGGGCTCAAGGGCCGGTCGGCCTCCTGGAGGGCGGAGCGGATGGCTTGGCGCTGCTGTGTGTTTTTTCGTGTCGTAGGCATTATAAAAAGATAATCTAAGGGAGAATTTTCTCTTCGAGAGAAAGCGACCGTTGAATCGAACACGGATAATAACAATTGCAGCGGAGAAGTCCAGGAGTCGTACAACCTCCTCGGCGACGGAGGACCCGCCGCCGAGGAAGAAGCACTTCGGGGGATCAGAACCAGAACCGAAGGGCGAGGCTGAAGTCCCGGCCCGGCAGCGGCACCGTGTCCTTGAGGACCGAGACGTGGTTGCGGGCGTCCTCGTCGGTGAGATTGTGACCCCGCAGCAGCACGTCCACCACCTGGTTTCCAAACAGGAAGCGATGTCCGAAGCTGGCGTTGAGCAGGGTGTAGCCGTCGGTGGGAGTCTCGTTCTCCGACACTCGGTCCTGCTCCTCGTGACGCCGGAC from Acidobacteriota bacterium includes the following:
- a CDS encoding glycoside hydrolase family 3 N-terminal domain-containing protein, which produces MNAAIAPGAPALRLALALLGVLALLGALALLASPAPALAEEATAEPAQELDLEALVGSMTLDEKIGQLNQIPGGRSKNLNSRIDAGEHDRIRRGAVGSYLHVAGAEVLGELQRVAVEESRLGIPLLFAMDVVHGYRTIFPVPLAMASTFDPELVRRTARAAAVEASASGLHWTFAPMVDIARDARWGRIVEGAGEDPYLGARMAAAQVQGFQGEDLAAADTLAATAKHFGAYGAAIGGRDYNSADLSQRTLEEIFLPPFFAAQQVGAASFMTAFNDVGGVPTTANGELLRDLLRDGWGYDGVVLSDWNAVAELIDHGVAGTRRDAAALALAAGVDMDMSSLAFSQQLAAAVRARPELEPLLDQAVLRVLRMKQRLGLFDDPYRYHDPAREATVILSPEHRALAREAARKSVVLLKNDDGLLPLDPDLESLAVVGALADDGLSALGSWRAQGRAEDVVTLVAGLRAALPGKTIHFVPGADSRRGDTDGIPAAVERVKGSDLTVLVVGEDYDWSGEARSRSDLGLPGAQLPLARAVLSQAQESGKPVVVLLLNGRPMTLPWLAEHAGTLVEAWLPGVEGGHGIADVLTGKAAPGGKLPASFPRTTGQVPLYYNHLNTGRPAHPDPERDTARYMDLPITPLFPFGHGLSYADFVYSPLEVQVAEDGTVTASVTVTHAGNGTGEHHAEEVVQLYARDPVARVARPVQELRGFHRLALEPGESQRVRFQLRPEQFAIYHHGQWVVEPGEILLSVGSSSADIRGRGSFVIEAASTSSIPPAAIATPSTATPGELSEGGDTHPAGLIQAYAPSFHRLIDVGAE
- a CDS encoding CocE/NonD family hydrolase, encoding MPESSRDRRRRPSSIFRESLIQPSPALILSLLLGLLAGWAPALPSYAQPPDPERGAYIRAHYTKSEHRIPMRDGTHLFTAVYRPNDLTDQTYPILLLRTPYDVGPYGADAYRDRLGPAREYEEEGFIFVYQDVRGRWMSEGTFVNMRPMASRPLAPGAIDESTDTYDTIQWLLENVEGHNGKVGMWGTSYPGFYAAAGAAYSHPALKAVSPQAPIADWYWDDMHHHGAFILPLAFNFFSRFGQPRPEPTDQPGVRFHHGTADGYQFFLDLGPLSNVNEKHFKGEIEFWNQIVEHPNYDDFWQSRNLLPHLNEVTAAMMVVGGWYDTEDLYGPLNVYRSLEEKNPGTFNMLVMGPWPHGGWYRTDGSSLGEADFGFSTSKYYLQNAELPFFLHHLKDTSPPALPEALVFETGANRWRTFDAWPPKGVDEQHLYLRADGDLAFQPPTETGTEAADSYISDPDKPVPYTMEITTRWARNYMVEDQRFAAWRPDVLVYQSEPLEEDLTLAGPLDAELWVSTTGTASDWVVKVIDVYPTDEAEFRPDDGRRGPRGDGEPDLRGTQRLVRGEVIRGRFRNGYETPEPFEPGVVTRVPLRLHDVLHTFRRGHRIMVQIQSTWFPFVDRNPQSFVPNIFKATADDFVTVTNTVHRSAEHPSRIRVGVLD
- a CDS encoding transcriptional repressor gives rise to the protein MPTTRKNTQQRQAIRSALQEADRPLSPTEVLEAAQTEAPTLGIATVYRNLRTLMEDGWLQSVGLPGNPDRYEIAGKEHHHHFHCRGCDRLFEVADCPGDLQSICPQGFALDDHKIILYGHCSDCSV